A part of Desulfobacterales bacterium genomic DNA contains:
- a CDS encoding ATP-binding cassette domain-containing protein, translated as MIHIENLTKYYDDFCAVDQISLHIKRGEVLGLLGPNGAGKTTVLRMLTGYFLPSSGSILINEYAIDENPMEIKKLIGYLPESAPLYQDMLVFDYLDYVAKIRGLEKDERTSRVRHLVGLCGLNGIMHKTVGELSKGLKQRVGLAHAMMSDPEILVLDEPTSGLDPNQIVEIREIIRQIGREKTVILSTHILSEAEATCDRIVIINNGQIVADGTTEMLRQSLGPEKIIHLSLLNARMSSVEDELGAIEGVNRIEAIDEFNGESGGSGPLNVRLFCSDSGTLRQKIYERIKGTDWILIEYYQETKTLENIFRELTKEN; from the coding sequence ATGATTCATATTGAAAACCTGACCAAATACTACGATGATTTCTGCGCGGTGGATCAGATCAGTCTTCATATTAAACGAGGAGAAGTTCTGGGACTTCTTGGGCCGAACGGTGCCGGTAAAACCACCGTCCTTCGGATGCTTACGGGATACTTTCTGCCTTCATCGGGAAGTATCCTGATCAATGAATATGCCATCGATGAAAACCCGATGGAGATTAAAAAGCTGATCGGATATCTGCCGGAATCCGCGCCGCTTTATCAGGATATGCTGGTGTTTGATTATCTGGATTACGTGGCTAAAATCCGGGGGCTTGAAAAGGATGAGCGAACGTCCAGAGTCCGTCATCTTGTCGGGCTCTGCGGACTGAATGGCATTATGCACAAAACGGTAGGAGAGCTTTCGAAAGGATTGAAACAGCGGGTGGGACTGGCGCATGCCATGATGAGTGATCCGGAGATTCTGGTGCTCGATGAGCCGACTTCGGGCCTGGATCCGAATCAGATCGTTGAAATTCGGGAAATTATCCGCCAGATCGGCAGGGAAAAAACCGTCATTCTCTCGACGCACATCCTCAGTGAAGCAGAAGCCACCTGTGACAGGATCGTGATCATCAACAACGGGCAGATTGTGGCGGACGGTACCACGGAGATGTTGAGGCAATCGCTTGGACCCGAAAAAATTATCCATCTGTCTCTGCTCAACGCCCGGATGTCATCGGTGGAGGATGAACTTGGGGCCATTGAAGGGGTCAACCGGATTGAAGCCATAGATGAGTTTAATGGCGAATCCGGTGGTAGCGGCCCGCTGAATGTAAGGCTTTTCTGCTCTGATTCAGGAACGTTGAGACAAAAAATTTATGAACGGATCAAGGGCACCGACTGGATACTGATAGAATACTATCAGGAAACCAAAACGCTTGAAAACATATTCCGGGAACTGACCAAGGAGAACTGA